The Methanosphaera stadtmanae DSM 3091 genome includes a window with the following:
- the coaBC gene encoding bifunctional phosphopantothenoylcysteine decarboxylase/phosphopantothenate--cysteine ligase CoaBC, protein MKIILCVTGSIAATEDLKLVHQLQRHGFDVECFMTDDACDIITPLSMEFATKNPVVTKITGNVEHVKNAQADLILVAPATANTISKFAYKIADTSVTTLLLTASGYKTPILFVPSMHISMYHAIEENINKIKEKHPEVRFIEPTNEERKAKFPSKHDIVLEVERMVSENKLDGMNVVITAGGTFEEIDAMRGITNRSSGKMGVEIAKEAYRQGANVTLICGITKTHIPKTFRRINVESSREMAEVVKKEIINADIFVSTAAVSDFEVENKSDLKYSSDNDLSLNLRRLPKILEQVREINSNIFIVGFKAEAGLSEGDLIKKATNKKNQYDVDLMVANDILVEGAGPGCEDNEVYLISDDGCEKLCLDSKWHISQKIIDRIYKLI, encoded by the coding sequence ATGAAGATAATTCTTTGTGTTACTGGTAGTATTGCCGCAACTGAAGATTTAAAGTTAGTACATCAATTACAAAGACATGGTTTTGATGTTGAATGTTTCATGACAGATGATGCATGTGATATTATAACACCACTGTCTATGGAATTTGCAACAAAGAATCCTGTTGTAACAAAAATTACTGGTAATGTTGAACATGTAAAAAATGCACAAGCTGATTTAATACTTGTTGCACCAGCAACAGCAAATACAATAAGTAAATTTGCTTATAAAATAGCAGATACTTCAGTAACTACTCTTCTATTAACAGCCAGTGGTTATAAAACTCCAATATTATTTGTTCCATCAATGCATATTTCAATGTATCATGCAATAGAAGAAAATATTAATAAAATTAAAGAAAAACATCCAGAAGTTAGATTTATAGAACCTACTAATGAAGAAAGAAAAGCTAAGTTTCCAAGTAAACATGATATTGTTCTTGAAGTGGAAAGAATGGTTTCTGAAAATAAATTAGATGGAATGAATGTCGTTATAACTGCTGGTGGAACTTTTGAAGAAATTGATGCTATGCGTGGAATAACTAATAGAAGTTCTGGTAAGATGGGTGTTGAAATTGCAAAAGAAGCATATCGTCAAGGAGCTAATGTTACATTGATTTGTGGAATAACAAAAACACATATTCCTAAAACTTTTAGGAGGATCAATGTGGAATCATCACGTGAAATGGCTGAAGTTGTGAAAAAAGAGATTATAAATGCTGATATTTTCGTTTCAACAGCAGCTGTTTCTGATTTTGAAGTGGAAAATAAGAGTGATTTAAAATATTCATCAGACAATGATTTATCACTTAATCTTAGAAGATTACCTAAAATTTTAGAACAAGTAAGAGAAATTAATTCTAATATTTTTATTGTTGGATTTAAGGCTGAAGCTGGTTTGTCTGAGGGTGATTTAATTAAAAAGGCTACTAATAAAAAAAATCAATACGATGTTGATTTAATGGTGGCTAATGATATTCTTGTTGAAGGGGCTGGACCTGGATGTGAGGATAATGAGGTTTACTTAATTAGTGATGATGGTTGTGAGAAGTTATGTCTTGATTCTAAATGGCATATTTCTCAAAAAATAATTGATAGAATTTATAAATTAATATAA
- a CDS encoding PsbP-related protein, whose protein sequence is MKWVKTIITIILLVLVCVAIYYGGLLGPIMTSGETYEKNGVTFIYPEGWSEANSVSEGSIAAVANPKDANTSVVIQQVPPELGNDLQQAYNTNNQGLTQYGNYIRIQEASSTLNNRSVLIHRYIINEPDGTQKEHVATWMKMSDGKLYVVLFSTPVESYESQRSNYDKIVHSFKLIKDNENKKGFSLNL, encoded by the coding sequence ATGAAATGGGTTAAAACAATAATAACAATTATTTTATTAGTACTTGTCTGTGTCGCCATATATTATGGTGGACTTTTAGGACCTATAATGACTTCAGGAGAAACTTATGAAAAAAATGGTGTAACTTTTATTTATCCTGAGGGGTGGTCAGAAGCAAATAGTGTATCTGAAGGATCAATAGCGGCAGTAGCAAATCCAAAGGATGCTAATACATCAGTTGTAATACAACAAGTACCTCCAGAATTAGGGAATGATTTACAACAAGCATATAATACTAATAATCAAGGATTAACACAATATGGTAATTATATTAGAATTCAGGAAGCTTCTTCAACATTAAATAATAGATCTGTTCTAATTCACAGATATATTATAAATGAGCCTGATGGTACACAGAAAGAGCATGTGGCTACATGGATGAAAATGAGTGATGGTAAATTATATGTAGTACTTTTTTCTACACCAGTAGAATCATATGAATCTCAAAGATCAAATTATGATAAGATAGTACATAGTTTTAAATTAATAAAAGATAATGAGAATAAAAAGGGATTTTCTCTTAATTTATAA